The following coding sequences lie in one Synechococcus sp. CC9902 genomic window:
- a CDS encoding HAMP domain-containing sensor histidine kinase, producing the protein MSSESGAVIADWALPPNGGPPTDDNTLWKRIAAWWAEFTLQTKLLAVATLVVSLMMTGITFFALAGIQRDAAMNDTRYARDLGLLLAGNVTELVADGQDRELANVAEKFWRSSRSVRYIFFADPEGVIYLGIPISATPNGEDGELRLNRRLELPDELRRRPQNPLVRQHLTPQGTVTDVFVPLIRSGTYYGVLGLGVNPNETALASAALTREVTVAVFISIWVLVILGAVFNALTITRPVKELLRGVRSVASGDFQARVDLPMGGELGELLTGFNAMASQLEAYDEANIEELTAAQVKQQSLIATMADGAILLDATGRIVLANPTSRRLFRWEGRSLEGQELVEELPELLSIEVHSALDALLFSSSDSEDLRCSVGEPARTLRIVMQAVRDASGESLKGIAVTIQDLTREVELNAAQSRFISNVSHELRTPLFNIKSYVETLHDLGDQLTEDEKKEFLGVANDETDRLTRLVNDVLDLSRLESGRTVQFETMNLRPAMEQTLRTYRLNAEDKTVELELDVAPDLPDVLGNWDLLLQVFDNLVGNALKFSRPGGILSMRAYVWPDTCRVEAPISTKSEGPTCTLTSPLPRLRVEIADTGYGISAQDQQRIFDRFYRVENAVHTEVGTGLGLSIVRGILDKHGAQVSMVSELDVGTTFWFELPLEQADRDELALQAERRSISAASDDGNIESVAVGSD; encoded by the coding sequence ATGAGCAGCGAGAGCGGAGCAGTTATCGCCGACTGGGCTTTACCTCCAAACGGTGGTCCCCCCACCGATGACAACACACTGTGGAAGCGCATCGCAGCGTGGTGGGCTGAGTTCACGCTCCAAACCAAATTGCTGGCGGTGGCCACCTTGGTGGTGAGCCTGATGATGACCGGCATCACCTTTTTTGCTTTAGCCGGCATCCAACGGGATGCCGCCATGAACGACACCCGCTATGCCAGGGATCTGGGCTTGCTCCTTGCTGGGAACGTCACGGAGCTCGTGGCGGATGGCCAAGACCGTGAGCTTGCCAACGTTGCCGAGAAATTTTGGCGCTCAAGCCGAAGCGTTCGCTACATCTTTTTTGCCGACCCCGAAGGCGTTATCTACTTAGGGATTCCGATCAGCGCGACGCCCAACGGAGAAGACGGTGAGCTCCGCCTAAACCGAAGGCTTGAACTACCCGATGAGCTGAGGCGGCGCCCCCAAAATCCTCTCGTCCGTCAGCACCTAACCCCGCAAGGGACAGTGACCGATGTATTCGTGCCGTTAATTCGCAGCGGAACGTATTACGGGGTCCTGGGACTGGGCGTGAACCCCAACGAAACAGCCCTGGCCAGTGCTGCGTTAACCCGCGAAGTCACCGTGGCGGTGTTTATTTCTATTTGGGTGCTGGTGATTCTTGGCGCGGTCTTCAATGCCCTCACAATTACCCGTCCGGTGAAAGAGCTACTCCGCGGGGTCCGCTCCGTGGCCTCCGGTGATTTCCAAGCCCGCGTGGACCTCCCCATGGGTGGTGAACTAGGTGAATTGCTCACTGGGTTCAATGCAATGGCCTCCCAGCTGGAGGCCTACGACGAAGCGAACATCGAGGAACTCACTGCTGCCCAGGTGAAGCAACAGTCGCTCATCGCGACCATGGCTGATGGAGCGATTCTGCTGGATGCCACGGGACGCATCGTTCTGGCTAATCCGACCTCGCGACGCCTATTTCGCTGGGAAGGCCGCAGTCTTGAAGGGCAGGAATTGGTGGAGGAGCTACCGGAATTACTTTCCATCGAAGTCCACAGCGCTCTGGATGCCCTCCTGTTCAGCAGCTCGGACAGTGAAGACCTGCGCTGCAGTGTGGGCGAACCCGCCCGGACCCTCCGGATCGTGATGCAAGCCGTGCGCGATGCCAGTGGAGAAAGCCTGAAGGGCATCGCCGTCACCATTCAAGATCTCACCCGTGAGGTGGAGCTCAATGCAGCGCAAAGCCGTTTCATCAGCAATGTCTCGCACGAGTTGCGGACCCCGCTGTTCAACATCAAGAGCTACGTCGAAACCCTGCACGACCTCGGAGACCAACTCACCGAAGACGAAAAAAAAGAATTTCTCGGCGTAGCCAACGACGAAACGGATCGATTAACTCGCTTGGTCAACGATGTTCTCGACTTATCCCGACTGGAATCAGGCCGAACCGTTCAGTTCGAAACGATGAACTTGCGGCCCGCCATGGAGCAAACCCTGCGGACCTACCGACTCAATGCTGAGGACAAAACGGTTGAACTCGAATTAGATGTGGCGCCTGATCTGCCCGACGTTCTCGGCAATTGGGATCTACTTCTACAAGTGTTCGACAATTTGGTGGGCAATGCACTCAAGTTCAGTCGCCCGGGTGGGATCCTGAGCATGCGTGCTTACGTTTGGCCAGATACGTGCCGGGTCGAAGCCCCAATCAGCACGAAGAGTGAGGGCCCCACTTGCACCCTTACCTCCCCATTGCCGAGACTTCGTGTCGAGATAGCAGACACTGGCTATGGAATCAGTGCTCAAGATCAGCAACGCATTTTCGACCGCTTTTATCGCGTCGAAAATGCCGTTCATACCGAAGTTGGCACGGGGCTTGGACTTTCTATTGTCCGTGGAATTCTTGATAAACATGGCGCCCAAGTGTCCATGGTTAGTGAATTGGATGTGGGCACCACATTCTGGTTTGAACTCCCACTCGAACAGGCGGATCGAGATGAACTCGCGCTCCAAGCGGAGCGCCGATCGATCAGCGCCGCAAGTGATGACGGCAACATCGAATCAGTCGCCGTTGGAAGCGATTAA